In the Streptomyces sp. f51 genome, one interval contains:
- a CDS encoding enoyl-CoA hydratase-related protein: MEPQLLHHVGDGVATVVIHHPAKRNAMTTPMWRALPPLLDALAARADVRALVLTGEGDTFCAGADISALRKSPDEAQGLAVLAEESLAAFPKPTLAAIRGYCVGGGSQLAAACDLRFAQEGSLFGVTPANLGIVYPASSTRRLAALVGPSAAKYLLFSGELIDTERALRTGLVDEVLPEGELDKRVAEFTRVLAARSLLTQSAAKEFVNGRTDRDAHWTRQARAGDDTAEGVAAFLERRQPRFTWAP, encoded by the coding sequence ATGGAGCCGCAGCTGTTGCACCACGTCGGCGACGGGGTCGCCACCGTCGTCATCCATCACCCCGCCAAGCGGAACGCCATGACGACACCGATGTGGCGAGCGCTTCCGCCGCTGCTGGACGCGCTGGCCGCGCGCGCCGACGTGCGCGCGCTCGTGCTCACCGGTGAGGGCGACACGTTCTGCGCCGGTGCCGACATCTCGGCCCTGCGGAAGTCCCCTGACGAGGCCCAGGGACTCGCCGTGCTCGCCGAGGAGTCCCTCGCCGCGTTCCCCAAGCCGACGCTGGCCGCGATCCGGGGGTACTGCGTGGGCGGCGGATCCCAGCTCGCCGCCGCCTGCGATCTCCGATTCGCCCAGGAGGGTTCGCTGTTCGGGGTGACCCCGGCGAACCTCGGCATCGTCTATCCCGCCTCCTCCACCCGGAGGCTGGCGGCCCTGGTGGGACCGTCCGCCGCCAAGTACCTGCTCTTCTCGGGCGAGTTGATCGACACCGAGCGCGCGCTGCGCACCGGGCTCGTGGACGAGGTGCTGCCCGAGGGCGAACTCGACAAGCGGGTCGCGGAGTTCACCCGTGTCCTGGCCGCGCGTTCCCTGCTGACGCAGTCGGCGGCCAAGGAGTTCGTGAACGGGCGCACCGACCGTGACGCCCACTGGACCCGGCAGGCACGCGCCGGCGACGACACCGCGGAGGGGGTCGCCGCCTTCCTCGAACGCAGGCAGCCGCGCTTCACCTGGGCTCCGTGA